Proteins from one Malaya genurostris strain Urasoe2022 chromosome 2, Malgen_1.1, whole genome shotgun sequence genomic window:
- the LOC131431989 gene encoding zinc finger protein 429-like: MQVCRVCLCQEDNMLFHSLFSIREDRTIAKTIMFCTGVKIKRTDGLSQLVCGTCADDFLKFFKLRKQCLETDAFLRRSILLETPMNAALYETSNEKDALDTNTIEEESKFIIEEIQHLKTENESKQSVVSSEWVIEKIEILKDEFDDIDASESNKYMEIESETEKDSQPTSKLRRKRRASCKISRKRKKMSTFNDDISSKFVCCSCPSEIFESQEALETHRTDHHEKYRIADNVIRPYECDVCFQRFLTEKHLQQHKARPFKKREHVCTSCGNAFFASSTLKKHEEICTVTDRNYACDECGKRFTQLGSLRNHLKLHNSEKTHSCPICGKTFLKKFEVPLHMVTHTEEQPFPCDQCPARFKRKQALKNHQRHHSNPTPYKCDLCDEWFNNFSARKFHRQKVHEGIEPFKCDQCGASYGRKNRLDQHVKRAHVENTKASSDDAA, encoded by the exons ATGCAAGTGTGCAGAGTTTGTCTATGTCAGGAAGATAACATGCTGTTTCATTCGCTGTTTTCAATTCGAGAGGATCGCACGATCGCCAAGACGATAATGTTTTGTACTGGCGTGAAG ATTAAACGAACGGACGGCCTATCTCAGCTAGTGTGTGGAACTTGTGCCGATGATTTcctaaaattcttcaaattgcGCAAACAATGTCTGGAAACGGATGCTTTTTTGAGGAGAAGCATTCTTTTAGAAACACCGATGAATGCAGCACTATATGAAACATCCAACGAAAAGGATGCCCTGGATACAAATACAATTGAAGAAGAGTCTAAATTTATAATTGAAGAAATTCAACATCTTAAAACAGAAAATGAATCAAAACAATCGGTGGTCTCGAGCGAATGGGTAATCGAAAAAATCGAAATATTGAAAGATGAATTTGATGACATCGACGCTTCAGAGAGTAATAAGTACATGGAGATCGAATCAGAAACTGAAAAAGACTCGCAGCCCACTTCTAAGTTGCGACGAAAACGAAGAGCTTCATGCAAGATATCACGCAAAAGGAAGAAAATGTCTACTTTTAACGACGATATTTCATCGAAGTTTGTCTGTTGTAGTTGTCCCTCTGAAATATTTGAGAGTCAAGAGGCCTTGGAAACGCATCGAACAGATCACCATGAAAAATATCGAATTGCGGATAACGTTATTCGGCCTTATGAGTGTGACGTTTGCTTTCAACGTTTTCTAACGGAAAAACATCTTCAACAGCATAAGGCGCGACCCTTCAAGAAACGTGAACATGTTTGCACCTCGTGTGGGAATGCGTTTTTCGCAAGTAGTACCCTCAAAAAACATGAAGAAATTTGCACTGTTACCGACCGAAACTACGCTTGTGACGAGTGTGGCAAACGCTTTACCCAACTCGGATCGTTACGGAATCATTTGAAGCTTCACAATTCAGAGAAAACGCACTCTTGTCCTATTTGCGGGAAAACCTTTCTGAAAAAGTTCGAAGTACCACTCCATATGGTTACACACACGGAAGAGCAGCCGTTTCCGTGTGATCAATGTCCCGCGCGGTTCAAACGAAAGCAAGCATTGAAAAACCACCAGCGGCATCACAGCAATCCAACGCCATACAAGTGTGACCTCTGCGATGAGTGGTTTAACAACTTCAGTGCAAGGAAGTTTCACCGCCAGAAGGTACACGAAGGGATTGAACCTTTCAAATGTGACCAGTGTGGGGCGAGCTACGGACGAAAAAATCGGCTCGATCAGCACGTCAAGCGTGCGCATGTTGAAAACACAAAAGCCTCAAGTGATGATGCTGCCTGA